The candidate division TA06 bacterium nucleotide sequence AACATTGAGGCCTTCGGAAACGACATCGAGTTGCATGGTGGGCTTGGAGGATGTGGGAAGGACGGCCAGGGGCCTCTGCCCACATCAACGGGGAGCCCCCACGTTAGAATAAAAAACGTCATCATCGGGGGGAAATAGTCTATGCAAGCAGGAGCGGAGAAAATACTGGACAAAGCACTCAAGCGCGCAGACGACGTAGAAATCTATTATGAGGAGAGTGAACGGACGCCAGTCAGGTTCAAGACAGATGAGCTCTACTCTATTGACGTCAAGCACACTCGGGGGATAGGTTTGAGGGTGATAAAAGATGGGAAGATCGGGTTCTCATCCACATCCGACCCGTCCAGAGTCGAAGGACTTATTGACGCAGCCGTGGAGTCTGCGAGGTTCGGACAAGAGGCGAAGTTTCAGTTCCCGGGCAAATCGGAATTTCCAGAGGTTGATATCTACGACAAAAAGGTGATTGATCTGGCAACCGAGACATCGGTCAAAGAAGGAAAGAAGCTGATTTCCATGATCAAGGAAAAGGAACCAGAGGTCAAAGTGGATGCTCGCATCGGAAAGGCAGTCTCTAGAATTAGCATAATCAATTCGCGTGGACTCAATTTCTCATTTGACAAGACCTACTTCACCTATTTCGTTGAAGGTTTCCTTCTTGCCAATGGAAGCTTCGTCTGGATATTCGAGGGGAAGAGCAGATGCTCGCTCAGTATGGAGACGGAGAGGTTCGCCAAAGAGATTCTCTGGAAGACATCTCTAGCAAAGAAGGACGTCGACATTCCTAACAAGGCAATGCCTGTCTTGTTCATGCCTGATGCCTTGACTTCGCTCTTAAAGGCT carries:
- a CDS encoding TldD/PmbA family protein, with product MQAGAEKILDKALKRADDVEIYYEESERTPVRFKTDELYSIDVKHTRGIGLRVIKDGKIGFSSTSDPSRVEGLIDAAVESARFGQEAKFQFPGKSEFPEVDIYDKKVIDLATETSVKEGKKLISMIKEKEPEVKVDARIGKAVSRISIINSRGLNFSFDKTYFTYFVEGFLLANGSFVWIFEGKSRCSLSMETERFAKEILWKTSLAKKDVDIPNKAMPVLFMPDALTSLLKAFVLGVNGKNVQKGSSPLIGRVGEKVLGEEVTMWDDGLLECGIGSSPMDAEGMPSTRTPLIEEGVLKGYIFDLQTAGLMGLETTGNAARSYNSMPIPGVSNFCVSPGTSSVEEMIRSIKEGVVVYDVLGGGQSNLLAGDFSVNVSLGFKVENGEMVGRVKDVMVAGNVYDVFKRIIDVGKEVEEVWGFCSPAFCFGDMKVASKTK